Genomic window (Helianthus annuus cultivar XRQ/B chromosome 3, HanXRQr2.0-SUNRISE, whole genome shotgun sequence):
tgggttttccatATGCATCAATGTACGTTACTTTTTGCCAAATCAGATTATCTTTATTCAAAAATTTTGATTTATCTCTGTTGACAAAGGAGTTGACATTCATGTTCGACTGGGCAGCCTTTACCTTTGGTCTCCAGTGTTGATAGGACCAATTAGAACAATAATTATCAAAAACATTTTGGTTGTGTCTTTGAAAAAATTTTTGATTCTGTTGGTTTCttcgtttggctgcattccagtCTAAATCAGAAGGCTTGGTCCTTCGACTGTTATTCTTCATTGCCTCTGTCTTTGTGACATTCATAGGCTTTGAACAACCAGTTCGATTTGATCTATCCTTCTGATTTTTGAAGTCTTTGTGCTCGGATGACTTCCTTGGGGGATGGATACaatttcgtgcaatatgtcccgcaattccacaattgaaacaagtTTGTCGTTTCAATGTGTGGAGTTTCGGGTTTTTCTGAAAATTGTTCCTGCTGTGCTTATCAGGTTTGGCGATTTTTGCTGGCTTTCGTTTAGAGCGATCTGGGTTTACCTGATTTGACGTTTCACAAGCATGTGATGTATGTTGCGATTCAGACACGACTTTCTTACTGTGATTACCTTTTCCTTGAAAATCTGACGATTTGAGATCAGTTTTATTTGGTAAAACATCTGTTGAAGATTTTACGTTCAAATTACCATTTAATTCTTTGTCTATGATTTTTGATTCAGTTTCAATTTCAGAAGCATTTGAAACTTCACTAACACATGCTTCTTCAACATGTGTATCaacggtttccaatggggtcccactagattcaacattagggactcccactgagaccgattcagaagaagaatcaggacattcgtgattttcttgagaagaagtgtcagtggtttcactgaatgtatcctgagggacctcacctgcaaCACTATCATCTGACATATTAGAACCATCACATTCACAATTATTAACCGAAgaaaattcatcaccagaattagTGTTCACAGTTtcaacacaaacatcatcagtcttgcccaaaacatcaggcccattAGCAGCTAAAGAAAGAAACATACTAAAAATACTTTGTCCCAAAATAAGATCAAGATTATTTtcatcaaaacaaggtttttgtgaatcagaatttaaaacttgttctcccCCAAGTGTCTCTTCACATTTCACATCAACTTTTTCTGCACATGCAAACGACTGGTTAGGATCAACATTTCCTTTTGAGACAAAATTCATTGAATGACCTGGTTGTTTATCAACAGATTTGTTGTTGATCGATGACTTATCGGTTTTTGGACCGTAAGTCATCTTACCCTCATTAAGTAACTCCTCTTCCGTGAAAGGCATATAAGTGTAGTTATgattgtatggaggaggagttTTTGTGTATCCCAAACCAGCCCCTTTCTTTTCTTTATACTCTAGTTGTATGTCACAAATGTTCTTGACCAAATTACTAGAGGtgtcaaattttttaatattgatTTCATTTATCTGATATTTGACTTTCAAGTCCTCTAATTCTTTGGTCAGGTCGCTAATTGTGGCTAGAGCATCTAAGAAATTACAGTTTTTAGCACTGAGGTCTTCTTTTAGCTGAACTATATCTTTTCTTTGGGCCTCAATTTTTTCTTtgtaaagtttttcatttttggccaaagtaaagtttttattCTTAAGATCTTGATAATCTTGAATAAGTTCAGCATTATGTATTCTATAAGCCTCAACTCTTTCTCTGCATTCAGTAGTACAGAAAATAGAACGTACCTCTTCAGCAGTGAGTCCATGAACAGGAGCTGACAGGATTTTGGTCATGAATGCAAAGTTCTCAGCTTGAGGCTCAGCATCTGGCGAAGAGTCCTTTTCATCTGAAGTCATGAACGCTATGTTTTGAGCAGCACTCTGGATTTCTGGTTGTGAGATGTTCAGACGTTGAATTtcatcatcccaattgaaatctGCACTTGGTTGAACAACAAGGGCTGAACTCTGAGTTCCTTCACCAGCAGCAGTTGAATCGTTTGTCGTCACAAGAGCCCTTTCAGGATTTGGAGGAGCAGGATGCGCAGGTGTAAAGTCTTTGTTGTTGTTGGGCTTAGGGCAGTTCCTTGCCAAATGACCTTGTTCATGACAGTTGTAGCAGCGTAACTTCATTGGAACATTTGCAGAGTTTGAGAAAGAAGAGCCCCATCTATTTCTGCCAGTCTTATTTACAAATCTTTGTGCTCTGAATGCTGCCATTGCCATTTGCCAGGTGATGTCCATCTCCTCCACATCTTCAGGAAGATACTGATATAGATCATTCAACGACCAGCTAGGAGGTTGGATTTTACCTGCAAAAAAAGCATTCAAACAATTTATCACAGAAGCAGCGACCTCCAGATTCTCTTTCGATTGCTGAGAAAAGAAAGCGATGAGCTCAGATTTGGCTGAAGAAGGTGTGGCAATTTTTGCTGAAGGCGATGAGGAGCTTGAGCTAGAGTAATGCACAGTAGTGGTTGACCCAGAGGTAGCCTTTTTCGATCCATTCTGTGAAATCAGTGCAGTGTTGTCATTGCTTGGATTGGTGGAAGAAACAGAAATGCCTGCGGCTAACAAATTGGACTTGTGATTATTCTCCCGTTGTTTGTCATCAAGCTCACATGCTTTGATGTGTGAAATCATTTCAGTCAAGGTGCATCTTGCGAGATCTTTGGTCCGCTTGATCATAGCAACGTGATTATCCCAACTCTTTGGCAAGGCATTCAGAAGTTGTCGATTCTGAGCAGCCTTTGAAGGAAGTATTTCTTCTAGATCCATTTGAGTAATGATCTTTGAGAAACGCTGAATCTGATTCTCAATGGTTTCCCCATAGACGTAGTTGAAATTATTGAAGTTTTGCCTCAACAGGTTCCTTCTGCTTTCCCTCATGTCTTCATTCCCTTCGTACACATCGATCAATGCTTCCCACAGTTCTTTGGCTGATTTGCAAGTGCGAAATCCCATAGCAATGTCTGACCCCAGTCCCATAGTCAAGTATGCGATTGCTCGATTATCTTCTTCGACAATAGCGTAATCTTCGTCAGTATATTCAGCACGAGGTTTCTTGACTTTGACTCCAGGGTTCGTCTCCCTCTCATACATGATTTCTCTAGGACCTCTTTCAATAACCCTCCAAAGCTTGGGCTCCTTGAACTTGATATGTTGCTCAAAAcgccacttccattcaggaaagTCATTAGCATCTAAGAGCCTAGGAATACGAGAGCTGGTTCCAATTTTTGAGTCCAACTCTTGCTGAGCGTTTGTGACAGCTAGGTCATTAACAGTTGACATGTTTGCTTAAAGTTAATTAATTATATTAATTAAGGTCCAACAGTCCAATAGTCAACAGTCCAAAAGTTCAACAGTTCAACAGTCCAAAACACGAGTTTCTGTTTGACGTTGCGAGTCGTAAACGGGGTTGCGAGTCAATTTCctgaggttgcgagtcgaaaTTGACAAGGTTGCGAGTCAAAACTTCAGTGATTACGAGTCGTAATGGCAAAGGTTGCGAGTCAAGCTTGTtgaggttgcgagtcgaaactggaatggttgcgagtcgtaaccaaacaGGATGAGCCGAAACCAAGGTTGCGAGTGGAGACCAAActtctggttgcgagtcgtaactgaacGTGATGAACCGAAATCAGCAatgttgcgagtcgtaactggaaCGTGATGAGCCGCAACTaagtgattgcgagtcgtaacctgcaaaacaataagtgataagaactgtttactcgcaatcccgacttttcagcaatttccaaaattcaaagatattgtaatctttgaatctgttgaCCACCGATATCCCGAAATTTCAGCAAACACCAAGACTGAAATCAACAAACCAAATTCAGTGATTTTTTCGATAAATCTGTCAAGAACAGTTGATAAAAAAACTGCAAAACACTCAACAGAACCGGATCAGTAATATATGAAACTTCTTGAATCcgattgatatcaaaaccgagcccttgaatggcttcaatggctctgataccaattgtaaaacccgtgaggatctctcaatgatatcaatctaaacCTTGTGAGAGCGCGGAAATCAAacacaaggtgattcaagaacaaatatTAAGATCAAACAATAAACAATAGATCAAAGacaaaccgaaacttgcattcaacgataaccgatgactgatacaagatttCTAGTGGAACTCGGTTCCTTTGCTTGTGTCGCCCAACTCTAGTCGCAACCAACAACCCCTAATCAAATGATTAGGGTTGTTTATATACTAAACACATTGGACCGAAATCAACCTAGTGGCCCATGCGACACTTATCTAGCCCAACCCACAAtgattaacccaaaacataaagaactaattacataatcaatccctaaacattgttaacctacatgaataaaccttcaggttccaacacttagctagatctaagcacggccttccatccgcaaacagacggccagagtaAAGGGCCATACAAACactggaagatatgcttcgtgcatgtgttatggacctaggcggcagctgggatactcacctacctttagttgagttttcctacaataacagctaccaaaCGAGTATAAAACCCACACCgttcgaagctttgtatggccgcAAATTCCGCTCGCcattatgttgggcagacgctggagacaaAAGTATGGTTGGTCCCGAACTTGTTCAAGAGACAACCGAAAAAATCATGCAGATCCAAGAGCGCATTAAGgtggctcgagatcgacaaaagagctacgctgatcgaaaacgaaaaccattagaattcgaggtgggagacaaagttttgttgaaggtctcaccttggaagggcgtagtaagattcggaaaacgtggaaagctgaatccacgatacatcggaccattcaagatcttggaaagaattggCACCGTGGCttacaagttggaattaccggaagaacttaacggagtacatgatacgtttcatgtgtccaacctcaagaagagtccaacccaAGAAACAGTGATTATCCCTGTGGATGACGTgcatattgacgacacactccgatttacagaacgacccgttgaggttacagactggaaagtcaacaagacccggaggagtagtgtcaaacttgtcaaggtacgttggaactctaagcacggacccgagtacatgtgggaacgtgaagaccagtttaaAGCCAAGTACCCCCATTTGTTTGAGAAAGCTCCTACGGGAGATAACTCAGcctgaatttcaggacgaaattctttaacggggggagactgtgacaactggcaccaaaacCGGTCAtttccgtacaatttaattattatttaatacctacaattatgtgcttaaatgtcaacattgtctgattacatgctatacatgtgaattcatgcacgttttatacttcaaatattgctttatgcattgtTGTTACcgttgcgtcagaaagactagtaaactcatCGGTAAGACACACCGTGTCAGCaactctgcagaaagcagtcagataaTGGAATCAGGGCCTGGGAGTAGGTCCAATGTCTAAAATACATTAAGTCCCAAGTatggatacaagggttaacatatagactttccgtatgcactaaaaagcacccgaaacacactttaaatgctgaattttatataTTTCAGCAATAATTCAGCTCTAACCAGCATTTTAACACtaaaatatcatgcagaatttatgttttatcgTCCAAATTAActtacaaagtgtcgggaattgaaggtgtcacaaaagggtacttaaaaatCACTAAACGGagtagtttgacactttaacgaaccggtatctaaccgaacaaccggacactacccgaaacatcaaaattatactagaagcattgttttattatttctgagctagttatgaacCCCAAACACCATAACACCTATTATAACATAATAACACATTAAATCCCTAATCAAGACACTTGAAACTTAACTTAATTATGTAATTAGTAATTGAaacttacactttaccccccccccttgttGGGACGGTCACAAGGTCCCCCCCCCCATCAAGATCTTTACTTGATCTTACTAAGATATCATATGATCTTATTGGATTTGGTAAAAATTATGTATGGTACTTAGAAGACACATTATCTTTTGGTTAAAGCATAAAC
Coding sequences:
- the LOC118490581 gene encoding uncharacterized protein LOC118490581 encodes the protein MKLRCYNCHEQGHLARNCPKPNNNKDFTPAHPAPPNPERALVTTNDSTAAGEGTQSSALVVQPSADFNWDDEIQRLNISQPEIQSAAQNIAFMTSDEKDSSPDAEPQAENFAFMTKILSAPVHGLTAEEKKLM